In Rutidosis leptorrhynchoides isolate AG116_Rl617_1_P2 chromosome 2, CSIRO_AGI_Rlap_v1, whole genome shotgun sequence, one genomic interval encodes:
- the LOC139891105 gene encoding uncharacterized protein, which translates to MASMSFAAAAQPLLRRTIPISTSTFLNHKFNPNFTSSGNGICHLAQAVKGENEVLLKGGGSNEEVKHIIDMAKRASLRREVLHTDFLTPPVLKESMMIIEKLADVKTYVQGGYPEAERCRLSVGHPEALTADPDIVAALSISGNFGFQPCSHGDFLGSILGTGIVRDKLGDILLQGEKGAHVLVVPELVDFLTLSLEKVGNVPVTCKKMPLIALEYEPPRTKTFKTVEASMRIDAIASAGFKISRSKLVGMISDGDVRVNWMTVTKNNTTIRSGDMISVSGKGRLKIGEVNETKKGKFAVELIRFL; encoded by the exons ATGGCGTCAATGAGCTTCGCCGCCGCAGCACAGCCGTTACTGAGAAGGACAATACCCATCTCTACTTCCACTTTCCTCAATCATAAATTTAATCCCAATTTTACTTCTTCAG GTAATGGTATATGTCATTTGGCACAAGCTGTAAAGGGTGAAAATGAGGTTTTACTAAAGGGTGGTGGCTCCAATGAAGAAGTGAAACATATTATCGATATG GCAAAACGAGCATCATTACGGCGTGAGGTTTTGCATACCGATTTTCTAACACCACCCGTATTAAAGGAGTCGATGATGATTATAGAAAAGTTAGCAGACGTTAAAACATACGTTCAAGGAGGCTACCCTGAAGCTGAACGTTGTCGCCTATCGGTTGGACATCCAGAAGCACTAACAGCCGATCCCGACATTGTAGCTGCATTAAG TATTTCAGGGAACTTCGGTTTTCAACCTTGTTCCCATGGTGACTTTCTCGGCTCTATCCTTGGCACTGGGATCGTAAGAGATAAATTGGGGGATATTCTTTTGCAG GGTGAAAAGGGAGCTCATGTTCTTGTTGTTCCAGAACTAGTTGACTTTCTCACTTTATCACTTGAGAAG GTTGGGAATGTACCCGTCACATGTAAAAAAATGCCGTTGATTGCTCTTGAATATGAACCACCAAG GACTAAAACTTTCAAAACTGTAGAAGCATCTATGAGGATTGATGCCATAGCTAGTGCAGGGTTCAAGATCTCACGATCGAAACTAGTTGGCATGATCAG TGATGGAGACGTGCGTGTTAATTGGATGACAGTGACAAAGAATAATACAACTATAAGAAGCGGAGACATGATCTCTGTAAGCGGGAAAGGAAGATTGAAG